One window from the genome of Marinobacter sp. LV10R510-11A encodes:
- a CDS encoding SPOR domain-containing protein, giving the protein MDGLKQRIIGALVLVSLAVIFVPMVFDEPHSERTSTSINIPEEPPFPEVESPKSDIAQTPPYQQDQASNSGSADQDFRILENDEPEPATQPETSQPATPKQTESPANAEQTNAEFTRSLEGAWVVQLGSFGNGDNARRLRDSVREKGYNSHLQEVVRGDNTLTRVFSGPFAEKTKAESAKRTLDEAFSLNSLVTSGDK; this is encoded by the coding sequence GTGGATGGATTGAAGCAAAGAATAATTGGAGCGCTGGTGCTGGTTTCGCTGGCCGTTATCTTTGTTCCTATGGTCTTCGATGAGCCTCACTCAGAGCGCACCTCCACGTCGATCAATATTCCGGAAGAGCCGCCTTTTCCGGAAGTTGAATCGCCGAAGTCGGATATAGCGCAAACACCTCCTTATCAGCAAGATCAGGCTTCGAATTCAGGTTCAGCCGATCAGGACTTCCGCATTCTGGAAAATGATGAGCCGGAGCCGGCTACCCAGCCAGAGACCTCACAACCAGCAACACCCAAGCAAACGGAATCTCCGGCGAATGCCGAGCAGACAAATGCGGAGTTTACCCGGTCTCTGGAAGGTGCCTGGGTTGTGCAGTTGGGCAGTTTTGGCAATGGTGACAACGCCAGACGCCTTCGGGATAGCGTTCGCGAAAAGGGTTATAACTCCCATCTTCAGGAAGTCGTTCGCGGAGACAACACCCTTACGCGGGTTTTCAGTGGGCCTTTCGCTGAGAAAACCAAGGCAGAGTCTGCGAAGCGCACACTGGATGAAGCTTTCAGCTTGAACAGTCTCGTCACTTCCGGCGACAAATAA
- a CDS encoding CvpA family protein gives MDALIWIDWVIIALITVSTLISLKRGFVKEALSLVTWVGAFILARTFHPQMQALLENTVETPLVRLIAAFAILFFGTLIVGAIINNMIGHLVRATGLSATDRVLGMGFGLLRGIVVVIVAIAFIRYTPLAQDTWWRTSVMIDRLSVVEDWSRRTFGDEFARFLEPDSQKAVKPTSASR, from the coding sequence ATGGACGCGCTGATCTGGATTGACTGGGTCATCATTGCCCTCATTACAGTTTCCACTCTCATCAGTCTAAAACGCGGTTTCGTAAAAGAAGCTTTGTCTTTAGTGACTTGGGTGGGCGCGTTCATACTTGCCCGCACCTTTCACCCCCAGATGCAAGCGCTGCTTGAGAACACCGTTGAGACGCCGCTTGTACGATTGATAGCAGCATTTGCCATTCTTTTTTTCGGAACACTCATTGTCGGCGCAATCATCAACAACATGATCGGGCATCTTGTCCGTGCCACTGGGCTCTCAGCGACTGACAGAGTACTAGGCATGGGGTTTGGCCTGCTGCGTGGCATTGTTGTTGTTATCGTCGCGATTGCTTTTATCCGTTACACCCCTCTGGCCCAGGATACCTGGTGGAGGACGTCCGTCATGATAGACCGCCTTTCGGTGGTTGAAGACTGGTCCAGGCGAACATTCGGCGACGAGTTCGCCCGTTTTCTAGAGCCAGATTCTCAAAAGGCCGTGAAACCCACGTCCGCATCTCGCTAA
- a CDS encoding DNA translocase FtsK translates to MAESAKAKKSPQELTQKQLRFRRLAAQGAREGAVIGLVALCIYLTMALVTFNAADPGWASIGHDTNVLNSAGRSGAWLASLLMDFFGHVAYLFPMMVAGYAIMLIRLRNDSLDLHWPLFLMRFGGFLLILLSATSLLSLYSVFGLGASSGGVLGTAVADAMVRFFNLPATTLLLIAILLFALTVTVGLSWFWLMDQLGEMTLRLGQALKRLATSDKTKPAPESSTASAHKADAAKAQAAAAEHEQPRSPWWHKIPGFGPRKAAKPQEQAGERLEPGLEGFSAGEELEPARLESFSSRDEAPAKARKQPFTQGTPKLASAVGRSLKIAPFKKDDQTPQASNGKNSQPSLLEDIESPIPPISLLDPPEEHKESGYSEEALEHMSRLLEEKLADFGVSVEVVEVNPGPVITRFEIKPAAGVKVSKISNLAKDLARSLAVLSVRVVEVIPGKSVVGIEIPNETREIVRLSEVLGSRVFTESSSALTMALGNDIGGNPMVANLSKMPHLLVAGTTGSGKSVGVNAMLISMLLKARPDEVRFIMVDPKMLELSIYDGIPHLLTPVVTDMKDAANALRWCVAEMERRYRVMASLGVRNVAGFNRKVKDAAEAGEPLLDPTWKPDEYLASDEQERPELVTLPFIVVVIDEFADMMMIVGKKVEELIARIAQKARAAGIHLILATQRPSVDVITGLIKANIPTRMSFQVSSKIDSRTVLDQGGAEQLLGHGDMLYLPPGSGLPVRVHGAFVDDDEVHRVVSAWKARGEPVYVDDVLNGAEGENLPGVPTLTEGGDSEGDALFDEVVAFVTEGRRVSISSVQRKFRIGYNRAANIVEAMEASGVVSAAGHNGGREVLAPPPPRN, encoded by the coding sequence ATGGCCGAATCTGCAAAAGCGAAGAAATCACCACAAGAACTAACACAGAAGCAGCTGCGCTTTCGCCGCCTTGCCGCGCAGGGTGCGCGTGAAGGTGCGGTGATTGGGCTTGTTGCCCTTTGTATATATCTAACTATGGCTCTTGTGACGTTTAACGCTGCTGACCCAGGCTGGGCCAGCATTGGTCATGACACTAATGTGCTCAATTCAGCGGGCCGCTCTGGCGCCTGGCTTGCAAGCCTGCTTATGGATTTCTTCGGCCATGTGGCCTACCTGTTCCCAATGATGGTGGCGGGTTACGCCATCATGTTGATACGCCTGCGAAACGATTCTCTGGATTTGCACTGGCCGTTGTTCCTGATGCGGTTTGGTGGGTTTCTGCTGATTCTGTTGTCTGCGACCAGCCTCCTTTCGCTTTACTCAGTCTTTGGGTTAGGCGCCTCGTCCGGTGGGGTGCTGGGAACCGCCGTTGCAGATGCCATGGTTCGTTTTTTCAACTTACCGGCAACGACCTTGTTGCTTATAGCCATACTTCTGTTCGCCCTCACGGTTACGGTGGGGCTTTCTTGGTTCTGGCTCATGGATCAGTTGGGTGAGATGACGCTCCGCTTGGGGCAGGCACTAAAGCGGCTTGCCACCTCCGACAAAACGAAACCAGCTCCAGAGTCCAGCACTGCCTCCGCGCATAAAGCCGATGCTGCAAAAGCTCAGGCGGCGGCTGCCGAACACGAACAGCCCAGATCGCCCTGGTGGCACAAGATCCCTGGGTTTGGCCCACGCAAAGCGGCCAAGCCTCAAGAACAAGCGGGTGAACGGCTAGAGCCAGGCCTTGAAGGTTTTTCTGCCGGCGAAGAGCTGGAGCCCGCGAGACTGGAAAGCTTCAGCTCCCGTGATGAGGCACCGGCTAAAGCTCGCAAGCAGCCGTTCACTCAGGGCACGCCAAAGCTTGCGTCGGCGGTCGGCAGGTCGTTGAAAATAGCGCCGTTTAAGAAAGACGATCAAACGCCTCAAGCAAGCAACGGAAAAAACTCTCAACCTTCGCTGCTTGAAGACATAGAAAGCCCAATCCCGCCCATCTCGCTGTTAGATCCGCCTGAGGAGCACAAGGAAAGTGGGTACTCAGAGGAAGCCCTTGAACACATGTCGCGCTTGCTTGAGGAAAAGCTGGCTGACTTTGGTGTTTCTGTTGAGGTAGTTGAGGTAAACCCGGGTCCGGTTATCACTCGTTTTGAGATCAAACCGGCCGCCGGCGTTAAGGTTAGCAAGATTTCGAACCTTGCAAAGGATCTGGCCCGTTCACTGGCTGTGCTCAGCGTTAGGGTTGTGGAGGTTATCCCGGGCAAGTCTGTGGTGGGTATCGAGATTCCCAATGAAACGCGTGAAATCGTACGCCTCAGCGAAGTTCTGGGATCGAGGGTGTTCACCGAATCCAGCTCGGCCCTCACCATGGCGCTGGGTAATGACATAGGTGGCAACCCCATGGTTGCAAACCTCTCAAAAATGCCCCATCTGCTGGTTGCCGGCACCACCGGCTCTGGTAAGTCGGTGGGTGTTAACGCCATGCTAATAAGTATGTTGTTGAAGGCGAGGCCAGACGAAGTCCGCTTCATTATGGTCGACCCAAAGATGCTTGAGCTCAGCATCTACGATGGCATTCCTCACCTGCTAACGCCGGTTGTTACCGACATGAAAGATGCTGCAAATGCATTGCGTTGGTGCGTGGCCGAAATGGAACGCAGATACCGCGTTATGGCCAGCTTGGGTGTCCGTAACGTTGCAGGCTTCAACCGCAAGGTAAAAGACGCAGCAGAAGCCGGAGAGCCGCTGCTTGACCCAACATGGAAGCCGGATGAGTATCTCGCCAGCGATGAACAAGAGCGCCCGGAACTGGTGACATTGCCGTTCATCGTCGTAGTTATTGATGAGTTTGCCGACATGATGATGATTGTCGGCAAAAAAGTGGAAGAACTGATCGCGCGTATTGCCCAAAAAGCGAGGGCTGCAGGGATTCACCTGATTCTTGCCACTCAGCGGCCGTCTGTAGATGTGATCACCGGCCTGATCAAGGCCAACATTCCCACCCGTATGTCGTTCCAGGTGTCGTCTAAGATCGATTCTCGCACAGTGCTGGATCAGGGTGGTGCGGAACAGCTCCTCGGCCACGGCGATATGTTGTACTTGCCTCCGGGTTCAGGCCTCCCTGTGCGTGTTCATGGTGCGTTTGTGGATGACGACGAGGTTCACCGGGTTGTAAGTGCCTGGAAGGCCAGAGGCGAACCCGTTTATGTAGACGATGTACTTAACGGTGCCGAAGGCGAAAATCTGCCAGGCGTCCCCACATTAACGGAAGGCGGCGATAGCGAAGGCGATGCACTGTTCGATGAGGTTGTAGCCTTTGTAACAGAGGGCCGCCGAGTGTCGATTTCCTCCGTGCAACGAAAGTTCAGGATAGGTTATAACCGGGCGGCCAATATTGTTGAGGCTATGGAAGCATCGGGTGTTGTCAGTGCTGCGGGCCACAACGGTGGCCGTGAAGTCTTGGCGCCGCCCCCACCGAGAAATTAG
- the trpA gene encoding tryptophan synthase subunit alpha, giving the protein MSRIEGVLQTLKGQGRKALIPFITAGDPHPDETVGLMHTMVDAGVDIIELGVPFSDPMADGPVIQLACERALKHGTSLRRVLAMVSEFRKTNDTTPVVLMGYLNPIEAMGYEAFADAAAKAGVDGVLTVDLPPEEADDIAPMFSQRGLDPIFLLAPTTTDERIRAIADHSSGYVYYVSFNGVTGAARINVDEVAAKVAHIHELTALPVGVGFGIRDAETAAAVGRVSDGVIVGSVLVDTIARNQANIGELKRALTDLLNPMREALDSLAS; this is encoded by the coding sequence ATGAGCCGAATTGAAGGGGTTCTCCAGACCCTCAAAGGACAAGGCCGGAAGGCACTTATTCCCTTTATTACCGCCGGTGACCCTCACCCAGATGAGACCGTGGGCTTGATGCACACCATGGTTGATGCCGGGGTGGATATCATCGAGCTGGGTGTGCCGTTTTCTGATCCCATGGCCGATGGCCCAGTGATTCAGTTGGCCTGTGAAAGGGCGCTCAAGCACGGCACATCGCTGCGCCGTGTTCTGGCGATGGTGAGTGAGTTCAGAAAAACCAATGACACAACCCCGGTAGTGTTGATGGGCTATCTGAACCCCATTGAAGCCATGGGCTACGAAGCCTTTGCCGATGCGGCCGCAAAAGCGGGCGTAGACGGTGTTCTTACGGTGGACTTGCCACCGGAAGAGGCCGATGACATTGCACCTATGTTCTCCCAGAGAGGGCTGGACCCCATTTTTCTGCTGGCGCCAACCACCACCGATGAGAGAATTCGGGCAATTGCCGATCACTCTTCTGGTTATGTGTACTATGTTTCATTTAACGGCGTAACGGGAGCTGCCAGAATAAACGTGGATGAAGTTGCCGCTAAAGTGGCGCATATTCATGAATTGACGGCTCTGCCCGTTGGCGTTGGCTTTGGTATTCGCGATGCGGAAACAGCCGCAGCCGTGGGACGGGTATCCGATGGTGTAATTGTTGGCAGTGTGCTGGTCGATACAATAGCCAGAAACCAGGCAAATATCGGAGAGCTTAAACGGGCACTGACGGATCTGCTCAACCCCATGCGCGAAGCACTGGACAGCTTGGCTTCCTGA
- the purF gene encoding amidophosphoribosyltransferase: MCGIVGIVSTSNVNQSLYDALTVLQHRGQDAAGIVTFQDERFYLRKDNGLVRDVFHTRHMHRLVGNVGIGHVRYPTAGSSSSAESQPFYVNSPYGITLAHNGNLTNADELSRDLFRTDLRHINTNSDSEVLLNVFAHELQKLRKLDPTKDDIFSAVSAVHERCAGAYAVVAMIAGHGIVGFRDPNGIRPICYGERTSESGRKEYMLASESVALSAAGYTLVRDIAPGEAVYIETDGTLYTQQCAKKPKLYPCIFEHVYFARPDSIIDGVSVYKARLRMGETLADKVLRERPDHDIDVVMPIPDTSRTSALQMAHRLGLKFREGFIKNRYIGRTFIMPGQTMRKKSVRQKLNPIELEFRGKNVMLVDDSIVRGTTCKEIVQMARDAGAKNVYFASAAPPVRYPNVYGIDMPSAKELIAHDRTVEEIRGLIGADWLLYQDLEDLVTSVSDVNDNIDGWECSVFTGNYVTGDIDSAYLERLDDARNDMKRSGTAGAASTDNGIIDLYNDED, from the coding sequence ATGTGTGGCATTGTCGGCATCGTCAGTACTTCCAACGTCAATCAGTCGCTTTATGATGCGCTGACTGTACTTCAGCACCGAGGCCAGGATGCGGCGGGCATTGTTACCTTTCAGGACGAGCGCTTTTACCTGCGCAAGGATAATGGTCTGGTTCGTGACGTTTTTCATACTCGCCACATGCATCGTCTGGTGGGCAACGTAGGCATAGGCCATGTGCGTTACCCGACGGCCGGAAGCTCAAGTTCTGCAGAGTCTCAGCCCTTCTATGTAAACAGCCCTTACGGTATTACTCTTGCCCATAACGGTAATTTGACCAACGCCGACGAACTGAGCCGGGATTTATTCCGCACCGATCTGCGCCATATCAACACCAACTCGGATTCGGAAGTGCTGCTGAACGTGTTTGCACACGAGCTGCAAAAACTACGCAAACTTGATCCTACAAAGGATGATATCTTTTCGGCCGTAAGTGCCGTTCACGAGCGGTGTGCCGGCGCCTATGCGGTTGTAGCCATGATTGCCGGGCACGGTATTGTCGGCTTCCGTGACCCTAACGGCATCCGCCCCATCTGTTACGGTGAACGAACCAGCGAGTCCGGCCGCAAGGAATACATGCTTGCTTCCGAAAGTGTTGCCCTGAGCGCGGCCGGTTACACTCTGGTACGAGATATCGCCCCCGGAGAAGCCGTTTATATCGAAACCGACGGCACGTTGTATACCCAGCAATGCGCTAAAAAACCGAAGTTATACCCCTGTATTTTTGAGCATGTCTATTTTGCTCGGCCGGATTCCATCATCGATGGCGTGTCCGTGTATAAGGCGCGCTTGCGCATGGGTGAAACCTTGGCAGATAAAGTGCTGCGTGAACGCCCGGATCACGATATTGATGTTGTTATGCCTATTCCTGATACCAGCCGGACATCGGCCTTACAGATGGCCCACCGACTAGGCCTGAAATTCCGCGAAGGGTTCATCAAAAATCGCTATATTGGCCGGACGTTTATCATGCCTGGCCAGACTATGCGCAAAAAATCGGTGCGCCAGAAACTGAACCCGATCGAGCTTGAGTTCCGGGGTAAAAACGTAATGCTGGTGGACGATTCCATCGTTCGCGGAACCACGTGCAAAGAAATTGTGCAGATGGCTCGGGACGCCGGCGCCAAGAATGTCTACTTCGCATCGGCTGCGCCTCCGGTTCGTTACCCCAACGTTTATGGCATTGACATGCCATCGGCCAAAGAGCTGATTGCTCATGACAGGACCGTTGAGGAAATTCGCGGTCTAATAGGAGCCGACTGGCTGTTGTACCAAGATCTCGAAGATCTGGTGACCAGTGTAAGCGATGTAAATGACAACATTGACGGCTGGGAGTGCTCAGTGTTCACCGGGAACTACGTGACGGGCGATATTGACTCCGCGTATCTCGAGCGCCTCGATGACGCTCGCAATGATATGAAACGGTCGGGAACTGCAGGCGCCGCGTCAACTGACAACGGCATTATTGATCTTTACAACGACGAAGACTGA
- the trpB gene encoding tryptophan synthase subunit beta: MTEEMLTALPDARGHFGPFGGRFVSETLMDSLMTLEKEYLRLKKDPEFQATFDKDLADYVGRPSPLYFAERLTRETGGAQIWLKREDLNHTGAHKINNTIGQALLASFLGKKRIIAETGAGQHGVATATVCARLGLECHVFMGAEDVKRQSLNVYRMKLLGAQVHPVQSGSRTLKDAMNDAMRDWVTHVDETFYIIGTVAGPHPYPLLVRDFQSVIGRETRRQSLEKTGKLPDALVACVGGGSNAIGMFYPFLTDESVQLYGVEAGGLGIETGQHAAPLCAGRPGVLHGNRTYLMEDENGQIAGTHSISAGLDYPGVGPEHSWLKDIGRANYVSVTDDEALDAFRMLTLVEGIMPALETAHAVAYAVKLAATMDKDQMVVINISGRGDKDIHTVAQLDGIEL; this comes from the coding sequence CTGACTGAAGAAATGCTGACTGCCTTGCCGGATGCGCGGGGACATTTTGGTCCCTTTGGTGGACGATTCGTTTCCGAGACGCTGATGGATTCCCTGATGACTCTGGAAAAGGAATACCTTCGGCTAAAGAAGGATCCGGAATTCCAGGCCACCTTCGACAAAGATCTTGCAGATTATGTTGGCCGCCCCAGCCCGTTGTATTTTGCTGAGCGGCTGACTCGCGAAACCGGGGGCGCGCAGATCTGGCTAAAACGGGAAGATCTCAATCACACCGGCGCGCACAAGATAAACAACACCATCGGCCAAGCTCTGCTCGCCAGCTTTCTAGGCAAAAAACGCATCATCGCCGAAACTGGGGCCGGGCAGCATGGCGTTGCTACTGCCACTGTCTGTGCCCGCCTAGGTCTTGAATGCCATGTCTTTATGGGTGCTGAAGACGTAAAGCGCCAATCTCTGAACGTATACCGCATGAAGCTTCTGGGCGCCCAAGTGCACCCGGTTCAAAGTGGAAGCCGCACGCTCAAAGATGCAATGAACGACGCCATGCGTGACTGGGTCACTCATGTTGATGAGACGTTCTACATTATAGGTACCGTTGCGGGCCCGCACCCGTACCCGCTGTTGGTTCGGGATTTTCAGTCAGTCATCGGGCGTGAAACCCGTCGTCAGTCGCTGGAAAAAACCGGAAAACTGCCTGATGCGCTGGTTGCCTGTGTAGGCGGCGGTTCTAATGCGATCGGCATGTTTTATCCGTTCCTCACCGACGAATCTGTGCAGCTTTACGGGGTAGAGGCCGGTGGCCTTGGTATTGAGACGGGGCAGCATGCGGCGCCTTTGTGTGCGGGTCGCCCGGGCGTGCTCCATGGTAACCGTACTTATTTGATGGAGGATGAGAACGGGCAAATTGCAGGCACTCACTCGATCAGTGCGGGCCTGGATTATCCAGGAGTTGGGCCGGAACATAGCTGGTTGAAGGATATCGGTCGGGCTAACTATGTGTCGGTAACCGACGATGAGGCGTTGGACGCGTTTCGCATGCTAACCTTGGTTGAAGGTATCATGCCTGCGCTGGAAACTGCCCATGCGGTAGCTTACGCCGTAAAGCTTGCAGCCACGATGGATAAAGATCAGATGGTCGTAATCAACATATCTGGCCGCGGCGATAAGGACATCCATACCGTTGCGCAGTTAGACGGTATTGAGCTCTGA
- a CDS encoding O-succinylhomoserine sulfhydrylase, whose product MTFHREETVQIPESDLDGMSLDTLAVRAGQIRTGQLEHSDAIFPTSSFVYGSAAQAAARFGGEEPGNIYSRFTNPTVQAFEGRIAAMEGGDRAVATSSGMAAILSTCMALLKSGDHVICSRGVFGTTNVLFQKYMAKFGVETTLVSLTDTEEWASSIRPNTRMLFVETPSNPLCEVADMGALAKLAHDNDALFVVDNCFCTPVLQRPLEHGADIVIHSATKYLDGQGRCVGGVVVGPTKLMDEVYGFLRSAGPTMSPFNAWVFHKGLETLPIRMRAHCDNALELATWLEQQPEVEQVYYAGLKSHPQHALAKKQQKGFGGVLSFCLKGDREEAWSFIDATRMISITANLGDVKTTITHPATTTHGRLSPEDKSSAGITENLLRLSVGIEAVEDLKTDLYRGFQALQNASNI is encoded by the coding sequence ATGACTTTTCACCGCGAAGAAACTGTCCAGATTCCCGAATCGGATCTCGACGGTATGTCCCTGGATACTCTGGCGGTGAGGGCAGGGCAGATCCGGACCGGTCAGCTTGAGCACAGTGATGCGATTTTTCCTACATCCAGCTTTGTTTATGGCAGTGCTGCTCAGGCAGCGGCGCGTTTCGGTGGCGAGGAGCCGGGCAATATATACTCCCGTTTCACCAACCCCACGGTTCAAGCCTTTGAGGGCCGCATTGCTGCCATGGAAGGGGGAGACCGCGCTGTAGCAACCTCATCCGGCATGGCTGCCATTCTCAGCACATGTATGGCGCTGCTAAAAAGCGGTGACCACGTTATCTGTTCCCGTGGTGTATTTGGAACCACCAATGTGCTGTTTCAGAAATACATGGCAAAGTTTGGTGTTGAAACAACGTTGGTAAGCCTTACGGATACCGAAGAGTGGGCATCGTCAATACGCCCAAATACCCGCATGCTGTTCGTCGAGACCCCGTCTAACCCACTCTGTGAGGTTGCCGACATGGGTGCTTTGGCAAAGCTTGCCCACGACAATGACGCCCTGTTCGTGGTGGACAACTGTTTTTGCACGCCTGTGTTGCAGCGCCCCCTGGAGCACGGTGCCGATATCGTGATTCACTCTGCAACCAAATACCTCGATGGCCAGGGCCGTTGTGTGGGTGGGGTTGTTGTCGGCCCCACGAAACTCATGGACGAAGTCTATGGCTTCCTAAGGTCCGCAGGGCCCACCATGAGCCCGTTTAATGCTTGGGTGTTCCATAAAGGCTTGGAAACCTTACCAATCCGTATGCGAGCTCACTGTGACAATGCGTTAGAGTTAGCGACGTGGTTGGAGCAGCAACCGGAAGTGGAACAAGTGTATTACGCAGGGCTTAAAAGCCACCCACAGCACGCGCTTGCAAAAAAACAGCAGAAAGGTTTTGGTGGGGTGCTGTCATTTTGTCTAAAAGGCGATCGCGAAGAAGCCTGGAGCTTCATCGATGCAACCCGCATGATTTCAATCACGGCGAACCTGGGTGATGTGAAAACCACGATTACCCATCCGGCGACCACAACCCACGGGCGCTTGTCTCCAGAAGACAAGTCCAGCGCAGGCATAACCGAAAACCTGTTGCGTCTGTCGGTGGGTATAGAAGCAGTTGAAGATCTGAAAACAGACTTGTATAGAGGTTTTCAGGCGCTTCAGAACGCAAGCAACATTTAA
- the accD gene encoding acetyl-CoA carboxylase, carboxyltransferase subunit beta produces MSNWLDKIMPGKIRSESNRRTGVPEGLWKKCPKCGAFLYKPELEKNLDVCPKCNHHLRVNARRRLDIFLDEEGREEIGENLEPWDRLKFKDTKRYKDRLVQAQKTTGEKDALIAMKGKTLGVPLVACSFEFGFMGGSMGQVVGEKFVQAANIALAERIPLVCFSASGGARMQEAILSLMQMSKTAAVLERMKGEGIPYISVMTDPVFGGVSASLAMLGDLNIAEPNALIGFAGPRVIEQTVREKLPEGFQRSEFLLEHGAIDMILHRHQMRERIAHVLAKFTGQERPGTDEPIEFDITEKPDVDTPIE; encoded by the coding sequence ATGAGTAACTGGCTGGACAAGATAATGCCGGGCAAAATCCGCTCGGAATCCAATCGCAGAACAGGTGTTCCTGAAGGGCTTTGGAAAAAGTGCCCTAAATGTGGCGCCTTTCTCTACAAGCCGGAGCTGGAGAAAAACCTCGATGTTTGCCCCAAATGCAATCATCACCTGAGGGTCAACGCCCGCCGTCGCCTCGACATTTTTCTTGATGAAGAGGGTCGAGAGGAAATTGGCGAAAACCTAGAACCTTGGGATCGACTGAAGTTCAAGGACACCAAGCGCTACAAGGATCGCCTAGTTCAGGCTCAAAAAACTACGGGTGAGAAAGACGCGCTTATTGCCATGAAAGGCAAAACACTGGGTGTACCGCTAGTGGCCTGTTCCTTCGAGTTCGGGTTTATGGGCGGCTCCATGGGCCAAGTTGTTGGGGAAAAGTTCGTTCAGGCCGCTAATATTGCGCTTGCAGAGCGCATTCCTCTGGTTTGCTTTTCTGCCAGCGGCGGCGCTCGGATGCAAGAAGCCATACTGTCGCTGATGCAGATGTCCAAAACTGCAGCTGTGCTTGAGCGTATGAAGGGGGAAGGCATACCTTACATATCGGTGATGACGGACCCGGTGTTCGGTGGTGTATCTGCCAGTCTCGCAATGCTGGGCGATCTTAATATTGCCGAGCCCAATGCATTGATTGGCTTTGCAGGTCCGCGGGTTATCGAACAGACGGTTCGCGAAAAATTACCCGAAGGTTTCCAGCGCAGTGAGTTCCTACTTGAGCACGGGGCGATCGACATGATTCTGCACCGCCACCAGATGCGTGAGCGCATTGCCCACGTGCTGGCGAAGTTCACCGGTCAGGAGCGACCGGGAACAGACGAACCCATTGAATTTGACATAACGGAAAAACCAGACGTTGATACCCCCATCGAGTAA
- the folC gene encoding bifunctional tetrahydrofolate synthase/dihydrofolate synthase, producing MPPSSKKTPQPPHAPGAGATVEQWLSWLESIHPTEIDLGLDRVLVVLRRLFRNKPAARVITIAGTNGKGSTVGTLEALLLAAGRRTGAFTSPHLQNYNERVRIDGKDIDDAALIFAFETVEAARGSVTLTYFEFGTLAAFVALRESGVQDWILEVGLGGRLDAVNVVDADLAIITSVDIDHVAFLGDNREVIGFEKAGILRPGIPAIVADMDPPRSVLQQATAQRVVLTRAGQDYTVREVVADSGEATATLQYQGQLVSLPAGPLPVQSVAAAVMAMRTLEPGMEVSAIETALGRVSVPGRFERLERDPDLYVDVGHNPHAANWLCSRLQALKVKEGSRKVHAVYAALGDKDVAGVTRAMASVVDSWYLAGLDVPRGLGSEALKAKLESCALKQVSTHDSVANAIAEAKFHASKNSIVIVFGSFFTVAQARSLLL from the coding sequence ATACCCCCATCGAGTAAAAAAACACCTCAACCCCCGCATGCGCCGGGGGCGGGTGCCACTGTTGAGCAGTGGCTGTCTTGGCTTGAATCGATCCACCCCACTGAAATTGACCTCGGGCTCGACCGGGTTCTTGTCGTATTACGCCGGCTGTTCCGAAACAAGCCAGCGGCGCGTGTGATAACGATTGCCGGAACCAACGGCAAGGGCAGTACCGTTGGCACTCTTGAGGCTTTGTTGCTGGCCGCAGGTCGGCGCACCGGCGCCTTTACGTCACCGCATTTGCAGAACTACAACGAGCGAGTCCGCATTGATGGCAAAGACATTGACGATGCGGCTCTCATTTTCGCTTTCGAGACGGTTGAGGCGGCTCGTGGTTCGGTAACGCTGACCTATTTTGAATTTGGCACGTTGGCGGCGTTCGTCGCACTTCGGGAATCCGGTGTGCAGGACTGGATTCTTGAGGTAGGTCTTGGTGGCCGGCTGGATGCCGTAAACGTAGTAGACGCGGATCTGGCGATTATAACGTCTGTCGATATTGACCACGTGGCGTTTCTCGGCGACAACCGTGAAGTCATCGGGTTTGAAAAGGCCGGCATTCTTCGCCCAGGCATACCGGCCATTGTTGCCGATATGGATCCGCCACGTTCCGTGCTTCAACAGGCAACTGCTCAGAGGGTGGTGCTGACCAGAGCAGGGCAGGACTACACAGTCCGCGAAGTGGTAGCAGATAGCGGTGAAGCGACTGCAACACTGCAGTACCAAGGGCAGTTGGTTAGCCTCCCTGCAGGGCCTTTGCCGGTTCAGAGTGTTGCAGCTGCTGTAATGGCGATGCGAACACTTGAGCCTGGGATGGAGGTGTCGGCAATAGAAACAGCTCTGGGCCGAGTAAGTGTACCTGGGCGATTTGAGCGCCTTGAGCGAGACCCTGACCTGTATGTGGATGTAGGTCATAATCCCCATGCCGCAAACTGGCTCTGCTCGAGGTTGCAAGCTCTCAAAGTCAAAGAGGGTAGTCGGAAGGTTCACGCAGTGTACGCCGCACTTGGGGATAAAGACGTTGCGGGAGTAACCAGGGCCATGGCTTCGGTCGTTGATTCTTGGTATTTAGCGGGGCTGGATGTACCTCGTGGTTTGGGCTCAGAAGCCTTGAAAGCAAAGCTTGAGTCCTGTGCATTAAAGCAGGTAAGTACTCACGATTCTGTAGCTAATGCCATTGCGGAAGCAAAATTCCATGCCAGCAAAAATAGTATTGTGATTGTTTTCGGTTCATTTTTTACCGTTGCACAAGCGCGCTCGCTGCTGCTGTAA